One Salvia splendens isolate huo1 chromosome 1, SspV2, whole genome shotgun sequence genomic window, AATCTGTTTCCGGCCAGAACTGCGGCTGCGCTCCCAACCTCTGCTGCAGCCAATACGGCTACTGCGGCTCCACCAACGAGTATTGCGGCCCTGGCTGCCGCTCAGGGCCATGCTTCGGCTCGGGAAATAAAGTTGGTGATATAGTTACCGATAGTTTCTTCAATGGCATTGCTAATCAGGCCCCGGCAGGCTGCGCTGGAAGGGGATTCTACACACGCGCCGCCTTCCTCCAAGCAGCTCAGTCCTACCCACAATTCGGTACCACCGGCTCCACCGAAGTTGTTAAGCGGGAGATCGCCGCGTTCTTCGCTCATATCACCCATGAAACTGGACGTACGCTATTTTATTttcctcatattttattataaaattaatatataaaagtatgactcatattccattatCCGGTCTGATTCATTTTccactatatttcttaaaatttatgccTGGTGAAACATGGCCTTATAGtagtggacggatggagtaactTATTTTACTTtgctttttattttatctaagtAATTTTAAGACCGTGTGTTTATTTTAAGAAATCATGTTTTATTTGTCACATGGTATAAAACAAAGTTTTCTTATCATGCAGATCTATGCTACACAAGAGAGATCAACCAAGCTAACCGCTATTGCGATAGCAACAATAGACAATGGCCATGTGCACCGGGCCAGAGCTACTTCGGCCGAGGCCCATTACAACTCTCATGGAACTACAACTATGGTCCAGCCGGCCGAGCTATAGGCTTTGATGGATTAAACAATCCTGATATCGTGGCCAGAGATAATATTATATCGTTCAAGACCGCATTGTGGTTCTGGATGAATAATGTGCACGCGATTATCACATCTGGCCAGGGTTTTGGAGCAACGATTAGGGCTATTAACAGCATCGAATGCAACGGGGCGAATCCGGCCACTGTGACTGCTCGTGTTAATTACTACACAAGCTATTGTAGCCAACTTGGGGTTAATCCCGGGGGTAATCTTCGTTGTTAGAGAAGCTTATCCTAGTAATTAAGTGTGGCCTCTGATCACTCTTGTGTGAGCTAATAACAGGCCTCCTGGAATAAATGTAATTTGATAAATGTGAGTGATAATTAATGGTGTGTTTGAACTAAATGCATAAAAGTTATGAAAGTGTATAGATATATACTTGGGGAAGAAGATTAACCGACACAAAACTAGCAGAATAAGACCtcttataaaaatttataaaatcaattgTTTTATTTCGGATAAGTATTGATATAACCTTGTTCAATAGTAGCTTCTCGGAGCTAGACTTGTCTCTATATATACCCAAGCTCAATCACACAAAAAGGATCAACAAGTAAAATGATGACAAAAAAAGACGAAGGAAGCTTTGAC contains:
- the LOC121744423 gene encoding chitinase 5-like yields the protein MKHSLTLFTVLALLLATGKSVSGQNCGCAPNLCCSQYGYCGSTNEYCGPGCRSGPCFGSGNKVGDIVTDSFFNGIANQAPAGCAGRGFYTRAAFLQAAQSYPQFGTTGSTEVVKREIAAFFAHITHETGHLCYTREINQANRYCDSNNRQWPCAPGQSYFGRGPLQLSWNYNYGPAGRAIGFDGLNNPDIVARDNIISFKTALWFWMNNVHAIITSGQGFGATIRAINSIECNGANPATVTARVNYYTSYCSQLGVNPGGNLRC